The following proteins come from a genomic window of Nicotiana tomentosiformis chromosome 12, ASM39032v3, whole genome shotgun sequence:
- the LOC104121660 gene encoding protein EXORDIUM-like 2 has protein sequence MFTIYQMAYFNKITISVLLFSLFLVLPIPCLANSRILALVEQPPLVLKYHNGALLKGHVTINLIWYGKFSSNQRAIIIDFIQSLSPNHTRRQPHHSAGSWWRTTEEYKGGPSVISLGKQIFDQKYSQGKLLKDPQLESLASKATQSNSIAVVLTAADVAVEDFCLNRCGMHEWTRGKKGSKYAYAWVGNSASQCPGQCAWPFYKPIVGPQTPPLVAPNGDVGVDGMVINLATVLAGTVTNPFDGGYYQGPANAPLEAVSACTGIFGSGAFPGFPGNTLVDKTTGSSYNADGVNGRKYLLPAMWNPKTSTCKTLV, from the exons ATGTTCACCATTTATCAAATGGCATATTTCAACAAGATCACAATTTCTGTCTTACTATTTtcactctttcttgttcttcCTATTCCTTGTTTAGCCAATTCAAGAATACTTGCTCTAGTTGAGCAACCCCCACTTGTTCTAAAATACCATAATGGTGCTCTATTAAAGGGACATGTCACCATTAACCTTATTTGGTATGGAAAATTCTCCTCTAATCAGCGCGCCATAATCATAGATTTTATCCAATCTCTCAGCCCCAACCACACCCGCCGTCAACCTCACCATTCCGCCGGTTCGTGGTGGCGCACCACGGAGGAGTATAAGGGAGGTCCATCTGTCATTTCTCTAGGCAAACAAATTTTTGATCAGAAGTACTCACAGGGAAAATTGTTGAAAGATCCTCAACTTGAAAGTTTGGCTTCTAAGGCAACTCAATCCAACTCTATTGCCGTTGTTTTAACAGCAGCCGACGTAGCAGTTGAGGATTTCTGCTTGAACAG GTGCGGCATGCACGAATGGACTCGAGGGAAGAAGGGAAGCAAGTATGCATACGCTTGGGTGGGTAACTCAGCAAGCCAATGTCCGGGTCAATGTGCATGGCCATTTTATAAGCCGATCGTCGGACCACAAACGCCGCCGTTGGTTGCTCCAAATGGCGACGTTGGAGTGGACGGCATGGTGATCAACCTAGCAACAGTATTAGCGGGTACTGTAACAAACCCGTTTGATGGCGGGTATTACCAAGGCCCAGCTAACGCACCCTTAGAAGCTGTGTCTGCTTGCACCGGGATATTCGGGTCGGGTGCTTTCCCCGGGTTCCCGGGTAACACTTTGGTTGATAAAACAACTGGTTCTAGCTACAATGCGGACGGAGTAAATGGTAGAAAATATTTGCTTCCGGCGATGTGGAATCCAAAGACCTCAACTTGCAAAACACTAGTGTGA
- the LOC138902995 gene encoding uncharacterized protein: MHDFIMDEVSELWDVICDGPFVPMTTIGEGTITVPKTRKEYNDTERKAIEKNFRAKKILVKQSKINMLTTEYELFKMKKDESIQDMHTHFTSIINKLHSLGEVIPRNKLVQKILSVLPGSWKRKVNAITEAKDL, translated from the exons atgcatGACTTCATCATGGATGAGGTCTCAGAGTTGTGGGATGTAATATGTGATGGACCTTTTGTTCCTATGACAACTATTGGTGAGGGAACAATTACAGTCCCAAAAACAAGAAAAGAGTACAACGATACTGAAAGAAAGGCTATTGAGAAGAATTTCAGGGCAAAGAAGATTCTT GTTAAGCAGTCCAAAATTAATATGCTTACTACTGAGTATGAGCTTTTCAAGATGAAGAAGGATGAGTCTATTCAAGATATGCACACACATTTCACCTCCATTATCAATAAGCTTCACTCCCTTGGAGAAGTCATCCCAAGAAACAAGTTGGTCCAGAAAATACTCAGTGTTCTACCAGGTTCCTGGAAAAGAAAGGTTAATGCTATCACTGAAGCCAAAGACCTATAG
- the LOC138902996 gene encoding uncharacterized protein, producing the protein MDEPGSPVNETMYRGIIGSLLVGLCCGFQSSPNESRLKAAKRILRYADADHVGYLVDQKENIWNGTFSGVMLYLIGYKETKLCGSSTIEAEYVNVATCCAQLL; encoded by the exons atggatgaacctggttctcctgTCAATGAAACTATGTATAGGGGTATCATTGGATCTCTTCT TGTTGGGTTGTGTTGTGGGTTCCAATCAAGTCCAAACGAATCTCGCTTGAAGGCTGCCAAAAGAATTTTGAG ATATGCCGATGCTGATCATGTTGGATATTTGGTGGATCAAAAAGAGAACATCTGGAATGGCACATTTTCTGGGGTCATGCTTTATCTCATAGGGTACAAAGAAACAAAATTGTGTGGCTCTTCTACTATTGAAGCTGAATATGTGAATGTTGCCACTTGTTGTGCTCAACTGTTGTAG